The following proteins are encoded in a genomic region of Catellatospora sp. TT07R-123:
- a CDS encoding sulfotransferase domain-containing protein, with protein sequence MATSRVRKILSHQAGVLARSAGRLTADRRMTPSFLIVGTQRGGTTSLHKALVQHPSFLPARFRKGVHYFDMDYQRGHRWFQGHFPSRSKAARLEQASGHRVITGEASPYYMWHPLAPERIARDLPGVKLIVLLRDPVGRAYSGWSHEYARGFETETFERAVELEPQRMAGERERMKADPSYHSHAVRHLAHLGRGEYIDQLLHLESLVGRERLLVIDSEDYFAEPQPAFAEVCRFLDIPDVAGIVHDQHNARSRTPMSDELKQRLEEHFRPYDERLAAWLGRTPSWRR encoded by the coding sequence ATGGCGACTAGCCGCGTACGGAAGATCCTGTCGCATCAGGCGGGCGTGCTGGCCCGCTCGGCGGGGCGGTTGACGGCGGACCGGCGGATGACCCCGTCGTTCCTGATCGTGGGCACCCAGCGGGGCGGCACCACGTCGCTGCACAAGGCGCTGGTGCAGCACCCGTCGTTCCTGCCGGCGCGCTTCCGCAAGGGCGTGCACTACTTCGACATGGACTACCAGCGCGGGCACCGCTGGTTCCAGGGCCACTTCCCGAGCCGGTCGAAGGCGGCCCGGCTGGAGCAGGCCTCCGGGCACCGGGTCATCACCGGCGAGGCCAGCCCCTACTACATGTGGCACCCGCTGGCGCCGGAGCGCATCGCCCGGGACCTGCCCGGCGTGAAGCTCATCGTGCTGCTGCGCGACCCGGTCGGCCGTGCCTACTCGGGCTGGTCGCACGAGTACGCCCGCGGCTTCGAGACTGAGACCTTCGAGCGCGCCGTCGAGCTGGAGCCGCAGCGCATGGCCGGTGAGCGGGAGCGGATGAAGGCCGACCCGAGCTACCACAGCCACGCGGTACGGCACCTGGCCCACCTCGGCCGGGGCGAGTACATCGACCAGCTGCTGCACCTGGAGTCGCTGGTCGGCCGCGAGCGGCTGCTCGTGATCGACAGCGAGGACTACTTCGCCGAGCCGCAGCCGGCGTTCGCCGAGGTCTGCCGGTTCCTCGACATCCCGGACGTGGCCGGCATCGTGCACGACCAGCACAACGCCCGCTCGCGCACCCCGATGTCGGACGAGCTGAAGCAGCGGCTGGAGGAGCACTTCCGGCCGTACGACGAGCGGCTGGCCGCCTGGCTCGGGCGTACGCCCAGCTGGCGCCGATGA
- a CDS encoding phosphotransferase gives MSSSYLHELGRLLGGDSSGDVFVGRGAPGAAETYTVVPNAGSPRLLVPHGDRRAASAAISHTSAPRSAKDRLRQRVLSGVFATGVGGLVFRDQVAVRRGGTLAEHLSEVVGTPVRMSVRFGPPRANRKPVLQLIDAQAHTVAYAKVGVNELTTRLIRDEHAALAALSGRDLAPARIPELLHFGTWGDAQLLVMKALPVWGRGAGAQLDPAEGTVAAMRSLARVHGVTTGRFGGGSYAARLAAQVDALGERPAAHLMRAVLAACAGAELSYGCWHGDWNGGNMSIRGGEVLLWDFERFTADVPVGYDVLHFELHEAVTVHGAVPAVAAADVAARAGALLAPFGVDADVAPAVAALYFTEIGSRYLGDRQDGFGTPMGRVDEWIRPALAGLGEDWAALAGQSQVGEENDGD, from the coding sequence GTGAGCAGCAGCTACCTGCACGAACTAGGCCGCCTGCTGGGCGGCGACTCCTCCGGCGACGTCTTCGTCGGCCGCGGCGCGCCCGGTGCGGCCGAGACCTACACCGTGGTCCCCAACGCGGGATCGCCCCGGCTGCTGGTGCCGCACGGCGACCGGCGCGCCGCGAGCGCGGCGATCAGCCACACCAGCGCGCCCCGCTCGGCCAAGGACCGGCTGCGCCAGCGCGTGCTCTCCGGTGTCTTCGCCACGGGCGTCGGCGGCCTGGTCTTCCGGGACCAGGTCGCGGTCCGCCGCGGCGGCACGCTGGCCGAGCACCTGAGCGAGGTGGTCGGCACGCCGGTGCGCATGAGCGTGCGGTTCGGGCCGCCCCGCGCCAACCGCAAGCCGGTGCTCCAGCTCATCGACGCGCAGGCGCACACCGTCGCGTACGCCAAGGTCGGCGTGAACGAGCTGACCACCAGGCTGATCCGCGACGAGCACGCCGCCCTGGCCGCGCTGTCCGGCCGCGACCTCGCCCCCGCGCGCATCCCCGAGCTGCTGCACTTCGGCACCTGGGGCGATGCCCAGCTGCTGGTCATGAAGGCGCTGCCGGTCTGGGGCCGCGGGGCGGGCGCGCAGCTCGACCCGGCCGAGGGCACCGTCGCCGCGATGCGCTCGCTGGCGCGGGTGCACGGCGTGACCACCGGCCGCTTCGGCGGCGGCTCGTACGCCGCCCGGCTGGCCGCGCAGGTCGACGCGCTGGGCGAGCGTCCCGCCGCGCACCTGATGCGGGCCGTGCTGGCCGCCTGCGCCGGCGCCGAGCTGTCGTACGGCTGCTGGCACGGCGACTGGAACGGCGGCAACATGTCGATCCGCGGCGGCGAGGTGCTGCTGTGGGACTTCGAGCGGTTCACCGCCGACGTGCCGGTCGGCTACGACGTGCTGCACTTCGAGCTGCACGAGGCGGTCACCGTGCACGGCGCGGTCCCGGCGGTCGCCGCGGCCGACGTGGCCGCCCGCGCGGGCGCGCTGCTGGCGCCGTTCGGGGTCGACGCCGACGTCGCCCCCGCGGTGGCGGCGCTGTACTTCACCGAGATCGGCAGCCGCTATCTCGGTGACCGGCAGGACGGCTTCGGCACGCCGATGGGCCGGGTGGACGAGTGGATCAGGCCGGCGCTGGCCGGACTGGGAGAAGACTGGGCGGCTCTGGCGGGGCAGAGCCAGGTGGGGGAGGAAAACGATGGCGACTAG
- a CDS encoding O-antigen ligase, with protein MTTASPLRTPESEPSSIRGVAAAPPRALAPPPLLGYRRRQRDPMPLREWALFAMIVLYPVGWLLGLTLVWIPLLAVPMALELLRRGRVKMPGPFALWALLLFLGLVSATMLGATPPHALAPEMGLGRFLAYAQRMSDLAAAGVVLLYIGNLTERELPTKRVVKMLATLFVVLVIGGLAGMVLPRFAITTPLAEVLPKFLINNGFVRSSVKIELSQWQSILEEAPRPRPAAPFQYTNTWGQCLVLLLPWFLIAALHRTKSLWRRFWAIGVLVLSMVPTVFSLNRGMWLGLGLAVAYLTVRLAIRGSILPVVGVMVGVALVGIVTLTTPLGTTVMERINTPHSNEGRASLNGAAVTAAWGSPIIGYGGQAETIGSERSIAIGQSASCEQCGNRDIGSDGQLWSLLVTQGFVGAGLYILFFAWMGWRFRREHSWIGIAGGLVAPLALWFMTIYNSGGMTLVIMMAGLGLMWRNETTKAYR; from the coding sequence GTGACCACTGCTTCACCCCTGCGCACGCCCGAGTCGGAGCCGTCGTCGATCCGCGGGGTGGCGGCGGCGCCGCCGCGCGCGCTGGCCCCGCCGCCGCTGCTCGGCTACCGCCGCCGGCAGCGCGATCCGATGCCGCTGCGTGAGTGGGCGCTGTTCGCCATGATCGTGCTGTACCCGGTCGGCTGGCTGCTCGGCCTGACGCTGGTCTGGATCCCGCTGCTGGCGGTCCCGATGGCGCTGGAGCTGCTGCGGCGCGGCCGGGTCAAGATGCCCGGCCCGTTCGCGCTGTGGGCGCTGCTGCTGTTCCTCGGGCTGGTCAGCGCCACCATGCTCGGTGCCACGCCGCCGCACGCGCTGGCGCCGGAGATGGGCCTCGGCCGGTTCCTGGCGTACGCGCAGCGCATGTCCGACCTGGCCGCGGCCGGGGTGGTGCTGCTGTACATCGGCAACCTCACCGAGCGGGAGCTGCCCACCAAGCGCGTCGTGAAGATGCTGGCCACGCTGTTCGTGGTGCTGGTCATCGGCGGCCTGGCCGGCATGGTGCTGCCGCGCTTCGCGATCACCACGCCGCTGGCCGAGGTGCTGCCGAAGTTCCTGATCAACAACGGCTTCGTCCGCTCGTCGGTCAAGATCGAGCTGTCGCAGTGGCAGAGCATCCTGGAGGAGGCGCCCCGGCCGCGTCCGGCCGCGCCGTTCCAGTACACGAACACCTGGGGCCAGTGCCTGGTGCTGCTGCTGCCCTGGTTCCTCATCGCCGCGCTGCACCGCACCAAGTCGCTGTGGCGGCGGTTCTGGGCGATCGGCGTGCTGGTGCTGTCGATGGTGCCGACGGTGTTCTCGCTCAACCGGGGCATGTGGCTCGGGCTGGGGCTGGCGGTGGCGTACCTGACCGTGCGGCTGGCGATCCGCGGCAGCATCCTGCCGGTCGTCGGCGTCATGGTCGGCGTCGCCCTGGTCGGCATCGTCACGCTGACCACCCCGCTGGGCACCACGGTGATGGAGCGCATCAACACCCCGCACTCCAACGAGGGCCGGGCCTCGCTCAACGGCGCGGCGGTCACCGCCGCCTGGGGCTCGCCGATCATCGGGTACGGCGGGCAGGCGGAGACCATCGGCAGTGAGCGCTCGATCGCGATCGGCCAGAGCGCGAGCTGCGAGCAGTGCGGCAACCGCGACATCGGCAGCGACGGCCAGCTCTGGTCGCTGCTGGTCACGCAGGGGTTCGTCGGCGCCGGCCTGTACATCCTGTTCTTCGCGTGGATGGGCTGGCGGTTCCGGCGCGAGCACTCCTGGATCGGCATCGCAGGCGGGCTGGTCGCCCCGCTGGCGCTGTGGTTCATGACGATCTACAACTCCGGCGGCATGACCCTGGTGATCATGATGGCCGGACTGGGCCTGATGTGGCGCAACGAGACGACGAAGGCGTATCGGTGA
- a CDS encoding DUF3048 domain-containing protein, giving the protein MSRTLRAYAGALAAVAFLASGCSIDDPTKAGDAPSARPSFSLPSPSPLLPRAPLTGAETDEATAAKTSVLVPIEVGTGAAAPVGLDLADLVGLDFAEGSLLRAVGVYQSQAATKVGPVAAVRPGDLKLFNQLRPFVAHDHTVAQGWLDTLKSTNLASGTPASRKAAFTTASGRTYANAASLQAPAPSAAALPAPLFQYAQRGESLSATGLEPAASVTVQVAGHAALTWRFDQTTRRWQTTVGGVPVAAANLVLLTVPYKQKAVNALHRTVSLPDPAGTGAVRVFGAGQSVTGTWSKVGGLDSALNLLGPAESLVRLATGPTWVLLLPAAAKVTVS; this is encoded by the coding sequence ATGAGCCGGACGCTGCGGGCGTACGCCGGCGCCTTGGCCGCCGTCGCGTTCCTGGCCTCAGGCTGCTCGATCGACGACCCGACCAAGGCCGGCGACGCCCCCAGCGCCCGGCCCTCCTTCAGCCTGCCCTCCCCCTCGCCGCTGCTGCCCAGGGCCCCGCTGACCGGGGCCGAGACCGATGAGGCGACGGCGGCCAAGACCTCGGTGCTGGTGCCGATCGAGGTCGGCACCGGCGCCGCCGCGCCGGTCGGGCTGGACCTGGCCGACCTGGTCGGGCTGGACTTCGCCGAGGGCAGCCTGCTGCGCGCGGTCGGGGTGTACCAGTCGCAGGCCGCCACCAAGGTCGGCCCGGTCGCGGCGGTGCGCCCGGGTGATCTGAAGCTGTTCAACCAGCTGCGCCCGTTCGTCGCCCACGACCACACGGTGGCGCAGGGCTGGCTGGACACGCTGAAGTCCACGAACCTGGCCTCGGGCACCCCCGCCAGCCGCAAGGCGGCGTTCACCACCGCCTCCGGCCGTACGTACGCGAACGCCGCGAGCCTTCAGGCGCCCGCCCCCTCGGCGGCCGCACTGCCCGCCCCGCTGTTCCAGTACGCCCAGCGGGGCGAGTCGCTGTCGGCGACCGGGCTCGAACCGGCCGCGTCGGTCACCGTGCAGGTGGCCGGGCACGCGGCCCTGACCTGGCGCTTCGACCAGACCACCAGGCGCTGGCAGACCACCGTCGGCGGGGTGCCGGTCGCGGCGGCCAACCTGGTGCTGCTGACCGTGCCGTACAAGCAGAAGGCGGTCAACGCCCTGCACCGGACCGTGTCGCTGCCCGATCCGGCCGGGACCGGCGCGGTGCGCGTCTTCGGCGCCGGGCAGTCCGTCACCGGCACCTGGAGCAAGGTCGGCGGCCTGGACTCGGCGCTCAACCTGCTGGGCCCGGCGGAGTCGCTGGTGCGGCTGGCCACCGGACCGACCTGGGTGCTGCTGCTGCCTGCCGCCGCGAAGGTGACCGTGTCGTGA
- a CDS encoding lipopolysaccharide biosynthesis protein yields MASNSPSVQSASIGDYVGWLVRRWWLVAFTVFVGGVGGLVVAATQEKVYVSETKVLVLQVGLDTSVKVNLDTESQVVRSTTVGEAAQHLLGSSTPVDQLVERTTVTVPANTSVLAIAFEAPTASEAQAGSQAFAQAYLDQRAADATKSIEQQTASLKDDISGLTKQLNDVAGRIAALPNNSVDRQQAVQQQQILTQQINTMNTRMIPLLASVVKPGNILSAANRPDSPAKPDLKLYLISGVAIGLLLGLAGALVLDRLDSRIYNSRQLPYLVDVPILLELQRNRDKVTVADAASHLGREFSLLRNTLRVAAGTVRGGRPSPTDALLICGAARGGAVEFVVANLAAAFARSGERVVVVCTDPQSFLPGLLGVNPSVGLGDVIAGTADLDRALTKVSTIHNVSLLTPGHLDPRVELPVAVVSQLLGEIQERADRVLVATAPPSHAVDAQALSEIAAAVLLVVETRAARIGDVEASIEQIARVQGPLAGLLVVRNPRSARNSRKFRQAPAAAPQLTAPQPVQLPPARDHDMTMVMDRVPAASEEFEPIAFWQPGADENDTQPIGTQPTGTKRRGGSGQSSADAR; encoded by the coding sequence ATGGCAAGTAATTCACCCTCGGTGCAGTCGGCATCCATCGGTGACTACGTCGGCTGGCTGGTGCGCCGGTGGTGGCTGGTCGCGTTCACCGTGTTCGTGGGCGGCGTGGGCGGCCTCGTGGTCGCCGCCACCCAGGAGAAGGTCTACGTCTCCGAGACCAAGGTGCTGGTGCTCCAGGTCGGCCTCGACACCTCCGTCAAGGTGAACCTCGACACCGAGTCCCAGGTCGTGCGCTCCACCACCGTCGGCGAGGCCGCGCAGCACCTGCTCGGCAGTTCGACGCCGGTAGACCAGCTGGTCGAGCGGACCACGGTCACCGTGCCCGCCAACACCTCGGTGCTGGCGATCGCGTTCGAGGCGCCGACGGCGAGCGAGGCCCAGGCGGGCTCGCAGGCGTTCGCGCAGGCATACCTGGACCAGCGCGCGGCCGACGCGACCAAGAGCATCGAGCAGCAGACCGCCTCGCTCAAGGACGACATCTCCGGCCTGACCAAGCAGCTGAACGACGTCGCGGGCCGCATCGCCGCCCTGCCGAACAACTCGGTCGACCGCCAGCAGGCGGTGCAGCAGCAGCAGATCCTCACGCAGCAGATCAACACCATGAACACCCGCATGATCCCGCTGCTGGCTTCGGTGGTCAAACCGGGCAATATCCTTTCTGCTGCCAACAGGCCCGACTCCCCGGCCAAACCGGACCTCAAGCTGTACCTGATCAGCGGTGTCGCCATCGGCCTGCTGCTCGGCCTGGCCGGCGCGCTCGTGCTCGACCGCCTGGACAGCCGCATCTACAACAGCCGCCAGCTGCCGTACCTCGTCGACGTGCCGATCCTGCTGGAGCTGCAGCGCAACCGGGACAAGGTGACGGTCGCCGACGCGGCCAGCCATCTGGGCCGCGAGTTCAGCCTGCTGCGCAACACGCTGCGCGTCGCGGCGGGCACGGTCCGCGGCGGCCGCCCCTCGCCGACCGACGCGCTGCTCATCTGCGGCGCCGCCCGCGGCGGCGCGGTCGAGTTCGTCGTGGCGAACCTGGCCGCCGCGTTCGCCCGCTCCGGCGAGCGCGTGGTCGTGGTCTGCACCGACCCGCAGTCGTTCCTGCCGGGCCTGCTCGGCGTCAACCCGTCCGTCGGCCTCGGCGACGTCATCGCCGGCACCGCCGACCTGGACCGGGCGCTGACCAAGGTCTCGACGATCCACAACGTCTCGCTGCTCACCCCGGGCCACCTCGACCCGCGCGTCGAGCTGCCCGTCGCCGTGGTCTCCCAGCTGCTCGGCGAGATCCAGGAGCGGGCCGACCGGGTGCTGGTGGCCACGGCGCCGCCGAGCCACGCCGTCGACGCGCAGGCGCTCAGCGAGATCGCCGCGGCGGTGCTGCTGGTCGTCGAGACCCGCGCCGCCCGCATCGGTGACGTCGAGGCCTCGATCGAGCAGATCGCCCGGGTCCAGGGCCCGCTGGCGGGCCTGCTGGTGGTGCGCAATCCGCGCTCGGCCCGCAACAGCCGCAAGTTCCGCCAGGCTCCGGCCGCGGCACCGCAGCTGACCGCACCGCAGCCGGTCCAGCTGCCCCCGGCACGCGACCACGACATGACGATGGTGATGGACCGGGTCCCGGCCGCGTCGGAGGAGTTCGAGCCGATCGCCTTCTGGCAGCCCGGCGCGGACGAGAACGACACCCAGCCCATCGGCACGCAGCCCACCGGCACCAAGCGCCGCGGCGGCTCGGGCCAGTCCTCGGCCGACGCGCGATGA
- a CDS encoding UDP-N-acetylglucosamine--LPS N-acetylglucosamine transferase has translation MAERKHARHVLLVGSSGGHLAQLYALQPWWTDRARTWVTFPTPDAHSLLAEENVVYAHYPTTRNIPNLLRNFLLAFGVMRRTRPDAVITTGAGVALPFFVLAKLRRIPTVYIEVYDRLETRTLTARLCRPFTSRMLVQFTQQLSLYKGSTLVGPLL, from the coding sequence ATGGCCGAACGAAAACACGCCCGACACGTCCTTCTGGTCGGTTCGTCCGGTGGCCACCTCGCGCAGCTGTACGCGTTGCAGCCGTGGTGGACCGACCGGGCCCGCACCTGGGTCACCTTCCCCACACCCGACGCGCACAGCCTGCTGGCTGAGGAGAATGTCGTCTACGCCCACTATCCGACGACTCGCAACATTCCCAACCTCCTGCGCAACTTCCTGCTGGCGTTCGGCGTGATGCGGCGCACCCGGCCCGACGCGGTCATCACGACCGGCGCCGGGGTCGCGCTGCCCTTCTTCGTGCTGGCCAAGCTGCGGCGCATCCCCACGGTGTACATCGAGGTGTACGACCGGCTGGAGACCCGCACGCTGACCGCGCGGCTGTGCCGCCCCTTCACCTCGCGCATGCTGGTGCAGTTCACCCAGCAGCTGTCCCTCTACAAGGGATCGACGCTGGTGGGGCCGCTGCTGTGA